One segment of Trichlorobacter ammonificans DNA contains the following:
- a CDS encoding glycosyltransferase family 39 protein, which yields MQQNSKWDSLWREGRQSCLLLIMLVLLLYWPALNDTVNTVDDPHILNAYGINGHHTLARLFLPSGQFYYRPFIELSFYLDNLLWGLEPRFMHLENVLLHLFNTLLVYTISKRITALSSGGERIPLVSALIFALHPINTESVNWIAGRTDPLAAVSILLSLHFLLKGGESGRVRDLAVAGAAFWCALLTKETAVMLAPASLVLLAALRTSSVSSERLQQITRQVWWGYGVIFMVVAVVAGFRVLGRPTGSNNAFSMLIRQYDLWQVVRDCFTATGFYLKKLLVPVPLNFAIDVVHPAYAILGVLVVPLCWYLLKRRNIFSGFLLSALLFMIPPVVVMCAGLNWTPVAERYLYIPSAFFAIWCAGCIDTVLRDHSRSRPVALLLGAVVMVLAAVTFQRNLVWRDNLSLFEDAVKKSPRFGDVRNDLGLALVKAGRYDEAREHFEFAVAHAKRKRLQDIARMNLLNLDMQGKDAAEKIRMVEQVRNEQGDFHEGLLILHNSLLRQQLRVATKRESWAIYPKLVLLNDLLYRRTADPHYLYYNGQYLLILGEKQRAYQYFADVVRKVPFESELFVNSTKLMKLLDSAPAKQSVP from the coding sequence ATGCAGCAGAATAGTAAATGGGATAGTCTGTGGCGTGAAGGCCGGCAGTCCTGCCTGCTGCTCATCATGCTGGTGCTGCTGCTGTACTGGCCCGCACTGAACGACACCGTTAATACTGTTGATGACCCTCACATCCTGAACGCCTATGGCATAAACGGGCACCACACGCTTGCCCGGCTATTCCTCCCCAGTGGCCAGTTCTACTACCGCCCCTTCATCGAACTTTCTTTCTACCTTGACAATCTTCTCTGGGGGCTTGAACCGCGTTTCATGCATTTGGAAAATGTGTTGTTGCATCTTTTCAACACACTACTGGTCTACACAATAAGTAAAAGAATAACCGCCCTGTCAAGTGGGGGGGAGCGTATTCCGCTGGTAAGCGCGCTGATCTTTGCCCTGCATCCCATCAACACCGAATCTGTTAACTGGATAGCCGGCAGGACCGACCCCCTGGCAGCCGTAAGTATCCTGCTGTCGCTTCACTTTCTGCTGAAGGGGGGTGAAAGCGGCCGGGTGCGGGATCTGGCGGTTGCCGGAGCGGCGTTCTGGTGTGCACTGCTCACCAAGGAAACAGCGGTGATGCTGGCACCGGCTTCGCTGGTGCTGCTGGCTGCCCTGAGAACGAGCAGCGTTTCTTCCGAGCGTCTGCAGCAAATTACCCGCCAAGTGTGGTGGGGGTATGGCGTCATCTTCATGGTGGTTGCTGTTGTTGCCGGTTTTAGGGTACTGGGCCGACCGACCGGCAGTAATAACGCTTTTTCCATGCTTATCAGGCAATACGATCTGTGGCAGGTTGTCCGCGATTGTTTCACCGCCACCGGTTTTTATCTGAAAAAACTGTTGGTGCCCGTTCCGCTTAATTTTGCCATTGATGTGGTGCATCCGGCATATGCAATTCTTGGGGTGCTGGTGGTGCCGTTGTGCTGGTATCTGCTGAAAAGGCGAAATATTTTCAGCGGTTTTCTGCTTTCAGCACTTCTATTCATGATTCCGCCGGTGGTGGTGATGTGTGCCGGCCTGAACTGGACACCGGTTGCCGAACGCTACCTGTATATTCCATCGGCGTTTTTCGCCATTTGGTGTGCCGGCTGTATCGACACTGTTCTTCGTGATCACAGCCGGTCGCGCCCTGTGGCCCTTCTGCTGGGTGCCGTAGTCATGGTGCTCGCCGCTGTAACCTTTCAACGCAATCTCGTCTGGCGTGACAATCTGTCGCTGTTTGAAGATGCCGTAAAAAAGTCACCCCGGTTTGGTGATGTGCGTAACGACTTGGGGCTGGCACTTGTCAAGGCTGGGCGGTATGATGAAGCGCGGGAGCATTTTGAGTTCGCTGTTGCACATGCAAAGCGGAAAAGGCTGCAAGACATTGCCCGCATGAATCTGCTTAACCTGGATATGCAGGGAAAAGATGCTGCAGAGAAGATACGGATGGTTGAGCAGGTGAGAAATGAGCAGGGAGATTTTCATGAGGGGCTGCTGATTCTGCATAACTCGCTGCTGCGGCAACAATTGCGCGTTGCAACAAAACGCGAATCATGGGCCATCTATCCGAAGCTTGTGCTGCTGAATGACCTGCTGTACCGCCGGACCGCCGACCCCCACTACCTGTATTATAACGGTCAATATTTGCTGATACTTGGGGAAAAGCAGCGTGCGTACCAATACTTTGCAGACGTGGTGCGCAAAGTCCCCTTCGAATCAGAGCTGTTTGTGAATAGCACGAAGCTTATGAAGTTACTTGATTCCGCACCTGCTAAGCAATCGGTGCCTTGA
- the ilvB gene encoding biosynthetic-type acetolactate synthase large subunit: MKMNGARILLESLKREGVDLVFGYPGGTVINIYDELMNVREIRHILPRHEQAGTHAADGYARATGKVGVAIATSGPGATNTVTGVATAYMDSIPMVLITGQVPTPLIGNDAFQEVDIIGITRPITKHSFLIRDAKDIPAIVRKAFYIAKSGRPGPVVIDFPKDVQISQAEFKWPETVDIRGYKPNLEGHPKQVEKAVQMLLGSRRPVIYVGGGVITADAAGELTELARTLQAPVTTTLMGLGAFPENDPLSLRMLGMHGAYAANMAMTHADLILAVGARFDDRVTGKIATFAPHAKIIHIDVDPTSIRKNVRVDLPIVGDTRDVLVKMVAEAKQQAGKVKELHTNLAAWHEELTAWKGKHPLSYKQSTTVIKPQFVIQKLRELSKDDAIMATDVGQHQMWTAQFFEFQKPRTLLSSGGLGTMGFGLPAAMGAQAACPGRQVICVCGDGGVQMNIQELATLVQNRLPVKIVILNNNFLGMVRQWQELFFDKRYSQTCLEMPIDFVKLAEAYGAKGLKAEKPADVEKVIKEGFDYNGPVIMEFKIAREEKVLPMVPAGASLNEMVLNA; encoded by the coding sequence ATGAAAATGAATGGAGCGCGTATCCTCCTCGAATCCCTGAAGCGCGAGGGGGTTGACTTGGTGTTCGGCTATCCCGGCGGCACCGTGATCAATATCTACGATGAACTGATGAACGTGCGGGAGATCAGGCATATCCTGCCCCGCCACGAGCAGGCCGGCACCCATGCCGCCGACGGCTACGCCCGGGCCACCGGCAAGGTGGGCGTAGCCATTGCCACCTCCGGCCCCGGCGCCACCAATACCGTCACCGGCGTTGCCACGGCCTACATGGATTCCATTCCGATGGTGCTGATCACCGGTCAGGTACCCACACCGCTGATCGGCAACGACGCCTTCCAGGAGGTGGACATCATCGGCATCACCCGACCGATCACCAAGCACAGCTTTCTGATCCGCGATGCCAAAGATATTCCGGCCATCGTACGCAAGGCGTTTTATATTGCCAAGAGCGGCCGTCCCGGTCCGGTGGTGATCGACTTTCCCAAGGATGTACAGATCAGCCAGGCTGAGTTCAAGTGGCCGGAGACGGTCGATATCCGCGGCTACAAACCCAACCTGGAAGGACATCCCAAGCAGGTGGAGAAGGCGGTCCAGATGCTGCTGGGCTCCCGTCGTCCGGTTATCTACGTTGGTGGCGGGGTGATCACCGCCGATGCTGCCGGTGAGCTGACGGAGCTGGCCCGCACCCTGCAGGCGCCGGTGACCACCACCCTGATGGGGCTGGGTGCGTTCCCGGAGAACGACCCGCTGTCGCTACGCATGCTGGGGATGCACGGGGCCTATGCCGCCAACATGGCCATGACCCATGCCGACCTGATCCTGGCCGTGGGAGCCCGCTTCGACGACCGGGTCACCGGCAAGATCGCCACTTTTGCGCCCCACGCCAAAATCATTCATATCGACGTTGATCCCACCTCCATCCGCAAGAACGTGCGGGTGGACCTGCCGATCGTGGGCGACACCAGGGACGTGCTGGTGAAGATGGTGGCCGAAGCCAAACAGCAGGCGGGGAAGGTGAAAGAACTCCACACGAATCTTGCCGCCTGGCATGAGGAGCTGACCGCCTGGAAAGGGAAGCATCCGCTTTCCTACAAGCAGAGCACCACGGTGATCAAGCCGCAGTTTGTTATTCAGAAGCTGCGGGAGCTGTCCAAGGACGATGCCATCATGGCAACGGATGTGGGACAGCACCAGATGTGGACCGCCCAGTTCTTTGAATTCCAGAAGCCGCGCACCCTACTGTCGTCCGGGGGACTGGGCACCATGGGCTTCGGCCTGCCGGCCGCCATGGGGGCCCAGGCTGCCTGTCCGGGCCGCCAGGTGATCTGCGTCTGCGGCGACGGCGGTGTGCAGATGAACATCCAGGAGTTGGCAACCCTGGTGCAGAACCGGTTGCCGGTGAAAATCGTCATCCTCAACAACAACTTCCTGGGGATGGTGCGGCAGTGGCAGGAGCTGTTCTTCGACAAGCGCTACTCCCAGACCTGTCTGGAGATGCCGATCGATTTCGTCAAGCTGGCCGAGGCTTACGGCGCCAAGGGGCTGAAGGCTGAAAAGCCCGCCGATGTCGAGAAGGTGATCAAGGAAGGGTTTGACTACAATGGTCCGGTCATCATGGAGTTCAAGATCGCCCGCGAGGAAAAGGTACTGCCGATGGTGCCTGCCGGAGCGTCGCTGAACGAAATGGTGCTGAACGCATAG
- the ilvD gene encoding dihydroxy-acid dehydratase has protein sequence MRSDMITQGLERTPHRALLKGTGVPQNQMDKPFIGVATSFTDLIPGHVGMRDLERYIEKGVHSGGGYAFFFGIPGVCDGMAMGHKGMHYSLPTRELIADMVESIAEAHRLDGLVLLTNCDKITPGMLMAAARLDIPCIIVTAGPMMSGRGQAGRQYSFVSDTFEAMARYKAGVIDAKELQVCEDNACPGMGSCQGLFTANTMAILTETMGMSLPRCGTALAVSALKRRIAFASGETIVDLVRNNVTPRSILTREAFENAIRVDLALGGSSNTVLHLLAIAREAGVELPLETFDILARETPQLASMNPAGEHFMEDLDVAGGVSGVLKQLGDKIKDNPTVMGLSTLQLAESVQNVDETVIRPLSNPVKKEGGIAVLFGSIAPKGAVVKQSGVSDKMMVFEGTARCFDSEELAMAALMDGKIKSGDVVVIRYEGPKGGPGMREMLAPTAALMGLGLGDSVALITDGRFSGGTRGPCIGHISPEAAEGGPIALVEDGDRILLDIPNRTLDLLVDEATLAARRAKWAAPEPKIKGGWLARYAKVVTSAYTGAVTTA, from the coding sequence ATGCGCAGCGACATGATTACCCAAGGCCTGGAGCGGACGCCGCACCGGGCGCTTCTCAAAGGGACCGGTGTTCCCCAGAATCAAATGGACAAGCCGTTTATCGGCGTGGCAACCAGCTTTACCGACCTGATCCCCGGTCACGTGGGGATGCGGGACCTGGAGCGGTACATCGAGAAAGGGGTGCATTCCGGTGGCGGTTATGCCTTCTTTTTCGGTATTCCCGGTGTCTGTGACGGTATGGCCATGGGCCACAAGGGGATGCATTACTCCCTCCCCACCCGTGAACTGATCGCCGACATGGTGGAATCCATCGCCGAGGCCCACCGGCTGGACGGCCTGGTGCTGCTCACCAACTGCGACAAGATCACCCCCGGCATGCTGATGGCCGCCGCCCGCCTGGACATCCCCTGTATCATCGTCACCGCTGGTCCGATGATGAGCGGACGCGGACAGGCAGGCCGCCAGTATTCCTTCGTCTCCGACACCTTCGAAGCCATGGCCCGTTACAAGGCCGGGGTGATCGACGCCAAGGAGCTGCAGGTCTGCGAAGACAACGCCTGCCCCGGCATGGGTTCCTGCCAGGGGCTCTTCACCGCCAACACCATGGCGATTCTGACCGAAACCATGGGTATGTCGCTGCCCCGCTGCGGTACCGCCCTGGCGGTGTCTGCCCTGAAGCGGCGCATCGCCTTTGCTTCCGGGGAAACCATCGTGGATCTGGTGCGGAACAACGTCACCCCCCGCTCCATCCTGACCAGGGAGGCCTTTGAAAACGCCATCCGGGTGGACCTGGCCCTGGGGGGCTCCTCCAACACCGTGCTGCACTTGCTGGCCATTGCCCGCGAGGCCGGGGTGGAGCTACCGCTGGAGACCTTCGATATTCTGGCCCGTGAAACCCCGCAGTTGGCCTCCATGAACCCGGCCGGCGAGCATTTCATGGAAGATCTGGATGTGGCGGGCGGTGTCTCCGGCGTGCTGAAGCAGCTGGGGGACAAGATCAAGGACAATCCCACGGTTATGGGGCTCTCCACCCTGCAACTGGCTGAAAGCGTCCAGAATGTCGACGAGACCGTGATCCGGCCGCTTTCCAACCCGGTGAAGAAAGAAGGGGGCATTGCAGTGCTGTTCGGTTCCATTGCTCCCAAAGGGGCGGTGGTGAAACAGTCCGGCGTGTCGGACAAGATGATGGTTTTCGAAGGAACGGCCCGTTGCTTCGACTCCGAGGAGTTGGCCATGGCCGCCCTGATGGACGGCAAGATCAAATCCGGCGATGTGGTGGTGATCCGCTACGAAGGCCCCAAGGGTGGCCCCGGCATGCGGGAGATGCTGGCCCCCACTGCTGCCCTGATGGGGCTTGGCTTGGGCGACTCCGTAGCACTGATCACCGACGGGCGCTTTTCCGGCGGTACCCGCGGTCCCTGCATTGGCCATATCTCACCTGAGGCGGCCGAAGGCGGCCCGATCGCGTTGGTTGAGGATGGCGACCGTATCCTCCTGGATATTCCCAACCGCACGCTGGACCTGCTGGTGGACGAGGCGACCTTGGCCGCCCGTCGCGCAAAGTGGGCCGCGCCGGAACCCAAAATCAAGGGTGGCTGGCTGGCCCGGTATGCGAAAGTCGTCACCTCGGCATATACCGGGGCGGTAACGACGGCATAG
- a CDS encoding Fic family protein — MTRYIWQHIDWPTFTWDTSALLGLLGECRLQQGKLLSRVAGLGLQLEQQAQAELLIEETLTTFSIEGELLDARSVRSSVARRLGLPSAGLPVDRKIDDPVSLLLDATQNFSKPLTVERLWGWHAALFPTGYSGLHQITTGAWRTGDEPMRVVSSPIGREKIHYEAPPSERLNHEMQQFLNWRGRSSGTVEGLLRAAIAHLHFVTIHPFDDGNGRIARAITDLAVAQDDKQQNRYYRSWQSVRTTTAPWSKPRKAVAI, encoded by the coding sequence ATGACCCGATACATCTGGCAACATATCGACTGGCCCACCTTCACCTGGGACACCTCTGCCCTACTCGGGTTACTGGGTGAATGCCGTCTGCAGCAGGGCAAATTGCTCAGCCGGGTTGCCGGGCTTGGTCTGCAGCTTGAGCAGCAGGCCCAGGCAGAGCTGCTGATTGAAGAAACCCTTACCACCTTTTCGATTGAGGGTGAACTGTTGGATGCCCGTTCAGTTCGATCATCGGTCGCCCGGCGTCTGGGCCTGCCATCCGCTGGCCTGCCGGTGGATCGTAAGATTGATGATCCGGTCAGTCTGTTGCTGGATGCCACACAGAATTTCAGTAAACCGCTGACTGTTGAGCGGCTTTGGGGCTGGCATGCTGCCTTGTTCCCCACCGGCTATTCCGGCCTGCATCAGATCACTACCGGCGCATGGCGCACGGGTGATGAGCCGATGCGGGTGGTTTCGAGTCCCATTGGCCGTGAAAAAATCCACTACGAGGCGCCTCCTTCAGAGCGACTCAATCATGAGATGCAGCAGTTTCTAAACTGGCGGGGCCGTAGCAGCGGCACCGTAGAGGGGTTGCTGCGAGCTGCCATTGCTCACCTTCATTTTGTCACCATTCACCCCTTTGATGACGGTAACGGACGGATTGCCCGCGCCATCACCGACCTTGCCGTTGCCCAGGATGACAAACAGCAAAACCGCTATTATAGATCATGGCAGAGCGTGAGGACTACTACAGCACCCTGGAGCAAACCCAGAAAGGCGGTTGCGATATAA
- a CDS encoding MBL fold metallo-hydrolase: MKICSLASGSKGNCLYLEAGDTRLLVDAGLSLRETTARLTRSGIDPSSVHAVLVTHEHIDHIRSAGSFARRFKVPVVVSYATRQAAEGYLEKTELLEFETGYSFTFRDLLIDPFPVSHDCCDPVGFAVESREGRFGTATDLGTVTRLVREKLKGCRALNLESNHDPEMLLNGPYPWHLKQRIKSRQGHLSNQESLELLHEIAHDRLEALVMAHLSEANNHPDRVVETTASFLRDQNRCAPRITIGDQHQAGPVMEI, encoded by the coding sequence ATGAAAATCTGTTCCCTGGCGAGCGGCAGCAAAGGTAACTGCCTCTATCTGGAGGCCGGTGATACCCGTTTGCTGGTGGATGCCGGGCTGTCGTTGCGTGAGACGACCGCACGACTGACACGATCGGGGATCGACCCGTCTTCCGTCCATGCCGTACTGGTTACCCATGAACATATCGATCATATCCGCAGCGCCGGTTCCTTTGCCCGACGGTTCAAGGTACCGGTAGTGGTCAGCTACGCCACGCGGCAGGCAGCCGAGGGGTACCTGGAGAAAACCGAACTGCTGGAGTTCGAGACCGGTTACTCTTTCACCTTCCGGGACTTGCTGATCGATCCGTTTCCGGTTTCCCACGACTGTTGCGATCCGGTGGGGTTTGCGGTGGAGTCCCGCGAGGGACGATTCGGCACCGCCACCGACTTGGGGACCGTGACCCGGCTGGTGCGTGAAAAGCTGAAGGGATGCCGGGCACTGAACCTGGAGTCGAACCATGATCCGGAGATGCTGCTGAACGGTCCCTATCCCTGGCACCTGAAACAGCGGATCAAATCGCGGCAGGGGCACCTGTCCAACCAGGAGTCGCTGGAGTTGCTGCATGAAATCGCCCATGACCGGCTGGAGGCGCTGGTCATGGCTCACCTTTCAGAGGCGAATAACCATCCCGACCGGGTGGTGGAGACCACGGCATCCTTTCTCAGGGATCAGAACCGCTGCGCACCCCGCATCACCATCGGGGACCAGCATCAGGCCGGACCGGTGATGGAGATCTGA
- a CDS encoding DUF995 domain-containing protein — protein sequence MRKLGVLFAASVLAFTVAGCATDESALRASSSLLLSAKEVKDIFVGNTVTSADGKTYYFDRSGVVVGKGAYGDKNKGNWNITPEGQLCFSNWNANFAPSTCYKVFFDNASQQRKLVDMHGEVQYTVINILTGNPNNF from the coding sequence ATGAGAAAGCTCGGTGTTCTGTTTGCTGCTTCCGTCCTGGCGTTCACTGTCGCCGGTTGTGCAACCGATGAGTCGGCCCTGCGGGCTTCCAGTTCGCTGCTGCTGTCAGCAAAAGAGGTTAAGGATATCTTTGTCGGCAACACCGTCACCTCCGCCGACGGCAAGACCTACTATTTTGACCGTAGCGGTGTCGTGGTCGGCAAAGGGGCCTACGGCGACAAGAACAAGGGGAACTGGAACATAACCCCTGAAGGGCAGCTCTGCTTCAGCAACTGGAACGCAAATTTTGCACCCAGCACCTGTTACAAGGTGTTTTTCGACAATGCCAGCCAGCAACGCAAGCTGGTGGATATGCACGGAGAGGTGCAGTACACGGTCATCAACATCCTGACCGGTAATCCCAACAATTTCTAA
- the ilvN gene encoding acetolactate synthase small subunit, whose amino-acid sequence MQHTISVIVENEFGVLSRVAGLFSGRGFNIDSLSVAPTTDESLSRITIVTRGDEAVLEQITKQLNKLVDVIKVLDFSDGSAIEREMALIKVTAEDQSRAEVLRIVDIFRAKIIDVTPKSYTIEATGAPAKINAILDLLRPLGLKELVRTGAVAIGRGARGWKG is encoded by the coding sequence ATGCAGCATACCATATCGGTTATTGTGGAAAATGAATTCGGTGTCCTGTCCCGGGTGGCGGGGCTCTTTTCCGGCAGGGGGTTCAACATCGACTCCCTGTCGGTTGCTCCCACCACTGATGAGTCCCTTTCCCGCATCACCATCGTCACCAGAGGGGATGAGGCGGTGCTGGAGCAGATCACCAAGCAGCTGAACAAGCTGGTGGATGTCATCAAGGTGCTGGACTTCTCCGACGGCAGTGCCATTGAGCGTGAAATGGCATTGATCAAGGTAACTGCCGAGGACCAGAGCCGCGCCGAGGTGCTACGGATCGTGGATATCTTCCGGGCCAAGATCATCGATGTGACCCCCAAGTCCTACACCATCGAGGCCACCGGGGCGCCGGCCAAGATCAACGCCATCCTGGACCTGCTGCGTCCCTTGGGGCTGAAGGAGCTGGTCCGTACCGGCGCCGTGGCCATCGGCCGTGGGGCAAGGGGATGGAAAGGGTAG
- the ovoA gene encoding 5-histidylcysteine sulfoxide synthase: MNLKNRRTIVLTDGDPELKRGEIRDYFHATFDIDEELYRTLRHDETFYLRADRLRHPLIFYYGHTAVFFINKLVIARIVSQRINPEYESMFAVGVDEMSWDDLDERHYAWPSPGEVQAYRDQVRSRVDELIRTLPLTLPITWESPWWAIMMGIEHERIHLETSSVLIRQLPIDQVRPLPFWDICPDGGEPPANELLPVAGGLVQLGKSRSHPLYGWDNEYGQRHVEVPGFAASRYLVSNREFLGFVDDGGYENEQWWTDEGWRWCQFRRAEHPLFWIRSDGGWKLRTMASEIEMPWNWPVEVNQLEAAAFCAWKTAATGQPLRLPTEEEWLRLRDVCAVPDQIEWGELPPGNSNLAFWASSCPVDRFRAGEFYDLIGNVWQWTETPIYPFEGFEIHPWYDDFSTPTFDTRHNLIMGGSWISTGNEATRHARYAFRRHFFQHAGFRYVESSTPVEQHDNRYETDSLAAQYCHAHYGPEQFGVANFPATCARICLEQMAGRSLGRALDLGCALGRASFELAKGGFREVIGLDFSTRFFRLATAMQEEGILRYTLPEEGEIVSFHQANLADFGLDGIREQVQFYQADACNLPEKFSGFDLVLAANLLDRLYGPQRFLESIHGRINPGGLLVLASPYSWSEEFTPKEEWLGGYREAGEPVWTLDGVTAALADRFRLLGEPRDVPFIIRETRRKFQHAVAQVTVWERLGP; encoded by the coding sequence ATGAACCTTAAAAACAGACGTACCATTGTGCTGACCGATGGTGACCCCGAACTGAAACGGGGTGAAATCCGGGATTACTTCCATGCCACTTTTGATATCGACGAGGAGCTGTACCGGACACTGCGCCATGACGAGACCTTCTACCTGCGTGCCGACCGGCTGCGTCATCCCCTGATTTTCTACTACGGCCATACCGCTGTCTTCTTCATCAACAAGCTGGTTATTGCCCGGATCGTCAGTCAGCGGATCAATCCGGAGTATGAGTCGATGTTTGCGGTGGGGGTGGATGAAATGTCCTGGGACGACCTGGACGAGCGGCATTATGCCTGGCCCTCCCCCGGCGAGGTGCAAGCGTACCGCGACCAGGTGCGCAGCCGGGTGGATGAATTGATCCGAACCCTGCCGCTCACGCTGCCGATTACCTGGGAGTCGCCCTGGTGGGCCATCATGATGGGGATCGAACATGAGCGGATTCACTTGGAAACTTCGTCGGTGCTCATCCGCCAGCTGCCCATTGACCAGGTACGCCCGCTGCCGTTCTGGGATATCTGTCCCGACGGTGGCGAACCGCCGGCAAACGAACTGCTGCCGGTTGCGGGAGGTCTGGTACAGCTTGGCAAGTCGCGCAGTCACCCGCTGTACGGCTGGGACAACGAATACGGCCAGCGGCATGTGGAAGTGCCCGGCTTCGCGGCGTCACGCTATCTGGTTTCCAACCGCGAGTTTCTGGGCTTTGTCGACGACGGCGGGTATGAGAACGAGCAGTGGTGGACCGATGAAGGGTGGCGCTGGTGCCAGTTTCGCCGAGCCGAGCATCCCCTGTTCTGGATACGGAGCGACGGTGGCTGGAAGCTGCGTACCATGGCCAGCGAGATCGAGATGCCCTGGAACTGGCCGGTGGAGGTGAACCAGCTCGAAGCCGCTGCCTTTTGTGCCTGGAAAACTGCCGCAACCGGGCAACCGTTGCGGCTTCCCACCGAAGAGGAGTGGCTGCGACTGCGGGATGTCTGCGCCGTGCCGGATCAGATAGAGTGGGGCGAACTGCCGCCCGGCAATAGCAACCTGGCCTTCTGGGCTTCCTCCTGTCCGGTGGACCGCTTCCGCGCCGGAGAATTTTACGATCTGATCGGTAATGTCTGGCAATGGACCGAAACGCCCATTTATCCCTTTGAGGGGTTCGAGATCCATCCCTGGTACGACGATTTTTCCACGCCCACCTTCGATACCCGTCACAACCTGATCATGGGGGGCTCCTGGATATCCACCGGCAACGAGGCGACCCGCCATGCCCGCTACGCCTTCCGGCGTCACTTCTTTCAGCACGCCGGCTTCCGCTACGTGGAAAGCAGCACGCCGGTGGAACAACACGACAACCGCTACGAGACCGACAGCCTGGCTGCCCAGTACTGCCATGCCCACTACGGTCCGGAGCAGTTCGGTGTTGCCAACTTCCCGGCTACCTGTGCCCGGATCTGTCTGGAGCAGATGGCGGGCCGCTCCCTGGGGAGAGCCCTTGACCTTGGGTGTGCTCTGGGGCGAGCCTCCTTCGAGCTGGCGAAAGGCGGCTTCCGAGAGGTGATCGGCCTCGACTTTTCCACCCGTTTCTTCCGCTTGGCAACGGCCATGCAGGAGGAAGGAATTTTACGCTACACCCTGCCGGAAGAGGGCGAGATCGTCTCGTTTCACCAGGCGAACCTGGCTGACTTCGGTCTGGACGGAATCCGGGAGCAGGTACAGTTCTATCAAGCCGATGCCTGCAACCTGCCGGAGAAGTTCAGCGGTTTCGATCTGGTGCTGGCGGCGAACCTGCTGGACCGGCTCTACGGACCGCAACGCTTTCTGGAGAGTATCCATGGCCGGATCAATCCCGGCGGGTTGCTGGTACTTGCGTCGCCTTACAGTTGGTCCGAGGAGTTTACGCCGAAGGAGGAGTGGCTGGGGGGCTATCGTGAGGCGGGTGAACCGGTCTGGACCCTGGACGGGGTGACGGCTGCGCTGGCCGACAGGTTCCGCCTGCTGGGAGAACCACGGGATGTTCCCTTTATCATCCGCGAGACCCGCAGAAAATTCCAGCACGCTGTTGCCCAGGTGACGGTCTGGGAACGACTGGGACCGTAA
- a CDS encoding prepilin-type N-terminal cleavage/methylation domain-containing protein: protein MRRTCSDTHGFTLVELLVVLAVLAVLALMAVQVLNSYVVSVKVGRTSADIRTIEKTLAAYYIEKNQYPASLKDVGMGEQSDPWMNLYEYRLLAGGVEALEDSLGIALNTDYDLYSKGPDGVSAIAAGDASALDDIVRANDGQYAGPRTKL from the coding sequence ATGCGGCGCACCTGTTCTGATACACACGGATTTACCCTGGTTGAGCTGCTGGTAGTGCTGGCGGTGCTGGCGGTGCTGGCTCTCATGGCTGTGCAGGTGCTCAATAGTTATGTGGTCAGCGTAAAGGTGGGGCGCACAAGTGCCGATATCCGCACGATTGAGAAAACCCTGGCGGCGTATTATATAGAAAAAAATCAGTATCCTGCCTCACTCAAGGATGTGGGCATGGGTGAGCAGAGTGACCCCTGGATGAATCTTTATGAATATCGGTTGCTGGCGGGCGGCGTGGAGGCGCTGGAAGACTCGTTGGGCATCGCGCTCAACACGGACTACGACCTTTACTCCAAGGGGCCGGATGGCGTCAGTGCCATAGCTGCAGGCGATGCTTCCGCGCTGGATGATATCGTGCGGGCAAATGATGGTCAGTATGCCGGGCCGAGGACAAAGCTATGA